A stretch of the Panicum virgatum strain AP13 chromosome 9N, P.virgatum_v5, whole genome shotgun sequence genome encodes the following:
- the LOC120690004 gene encoding uncharacterized protein LOC120690004 isoform X2 → MDVGAEELGGAAQPQAQNLDPGPVDKFVLVEQEFHKSEAIFVGKIYKPVRFIEHGTRLNQWEVRHKGMLALLQRSGFYHLSFLKRVQLDHALLNALIERWRRETQTFHLRFGEITVLLKDVAILTGLRVHGAPVTGPTNCNWEQLCTQLLGHDPPQIKGGSINIAWLHDTFKTLPDGANQSDVEYAARAYILYQIGCSLFPDPSGTRVHLRYLALLRDFDASGEMAWGAAVLAHLYRELGKASMKGKANCCAFLTLLQIWAWEHIQIGCPERLENKALPDDSPLGCRWNVAFKNRENVRSMDHEFYRHGLDTISDSQITWDPYTPNLIAGLPATCTFGSAVWRSRTPLICFQIVEMHVPDRVLLQFGMVQHIPDLVEAIERVTMQGKADQDWPTYHDKYIKQWQNRLFSVVEQQDTGNSNPTHARNCYLEWYWRITRRWISTPVECPVISYELSGQTDKILVDLVSTVQGRIRTLLSETDAKRINESLTDIDVYITVKMAEAKQIMQSGFLAGTGIGRSKSAMIFSNNVDPPQATVAKMEQISDDHVEGDTILQLDQMRRIQPTGGAADLAPLTTGDTTSNKTEDVHPQGDPLDITMTEVNIQDIISTPVEDAMTNVMNTSAEDATLEDISDSEVKNDYASIATVEMQETVGSVDQIYKKITAELQEFGGAPLINGQGTICKPSVLPEFEKILGISSNNEQLDKITGASENDVIIEEAVETRSKNITGRRPFTASRPGDTLNTSKKLSSMPSDVESPYVSEQEEPDAAIPGPDKQQDAVQTKLEDTVAQGGADAMQNQIFQENTKDPIENGHWQKPVAIPAEDLPISSAGEVTPRVVNSFTGEGNDTIGQVESAGDEDLGNPGPNELSKRRKLMVPSHENSEFCLTIEATKMGTAKKTDQNVRSGSGQLIAFTRRKRKHLCNHRPDS, encoded by the exons ATGGACGTTGGGGCTgaggagctcggcggcgcagcTCAGCCCCAAGCGCAG AACCTTGACCCTGGTCCTGTTGATAAATTTGTCCTGGTGGAACAGGAGTTTCACAAGTCAGAAGCTATATTTGTTGGGAAG ATCTACAAACCTGTTAGATTTATCGAACATGGCACCAGGCTTAACCAGTGGGAAGTGAGACATAAGGGAATGCTTGCGTTATTGCAGCGTTCTGGATTTTACCACCTCTCTTTCTTGAAGCGGGTTCAGTTGGATCATGCATTGTTAAATGCATTGATTGAACGATGGCGGCGTGAAACACAAACATTTCACTTGCGGTTTGGAGAAATTACAGTGCTCTTAAAGGATGTGGCAATTCTTACTGGGCTTCGTGTACATGGTGCTCCTGTCACTGGCCCGACAAACTGTAATTGGGAGCAATTGTGCACACAGCTTCTGGGCCACGATCCTCCACAGATCAAAGGTGGTTCTATCAACATTGCATGGCTCCATGACACTTTCAAAACATTACCAGACGGTGCAAATCAGTCAGATGTAGAGTATGCTGCACGAGCGTACATACTGTACCAAATCGGCTGCAGTTTATTTCCTGATCCGAGTGGAACTAGAGTGCACTTGCGATATTTGGCCCTACTCCGTGATTTTGATGCCTCAGGAGAGATGGCCTGGGGGGCTGCTGTTCTTGCCCACCTCTACAGAGAGCTTGGAAAGGCCAGCATGAAGGGCAAAGCGAACTGCTGTGCGTTTCTCACTCTTCTTCAG ATATGGGCATGGGAGCATATCCAGATAGGCTGTCCTGAACGACTAGAGAATAAGGCTCTACCTGATGACTCGCCTCTTGGTTGCAG GTGGAATGTTGCATTCAAGAACCGTGAAAATGTCCGATCCATGGACCATGAGTTCTACAGGCATGGGCTTGATACTATATCAGATTCTCAG ATCACATGGGACCCGTACACACCAAACCTGATAGCTGGGCTTCCTGCAACATGTACATTTGGATCTGCAGTTTGGCGATCAAGGACGCCATTAATATGCTTCCAGATAGTGGAAATGCATGTGCCTGATCGTGTATTACTACAATTTGGAATGGTGCAGCACATACCAGACCTGGTTGAGGCTATTGAACGTGTTACAATGCAGGGTAAAGCTGATCAAGATTGGCCTACTTACCATGATAAGTACATTAAACAATGGCAGAACAGGCTCTTCTCTGTTGTCGAGCAACAGGATACAGGGAATTCAAATCCTACTCATGCAAGGAATTGTTACCTTGAATGGTATTGGCGAATTACACGTCGATGGATCTCCACTCCTGTTGAATGTCCAGTTATATCGTATGAGTTATCTGGGCAGACTGATAAAATTCTG GTTGATTTGGTAAGTACAGTACAGGGACGAATTAGAACTTTGTTAAGTGAAACTGATgcaaaaagaataaatgaaTCACTTACTGATATTGATGTGTACATCACTGTTAAAATGGCGGAGGCTAAGCAG ATTATGCAAAGTGGCTTTCTAGCTGGCACGGGAATTGGGAGGTCTAAATCAGCCATGATCTTTTCAAATAATGTGGATCCTCCCCAAGCTACTGTTGCGAAGATGGAACAAATCAGTGATGATCATGTCGAGGGAGACACTATACTGCAATTGGATCAAATGAGGAGAATTCAACCCACAGGAGGAGCTGCTGATTTAGCACCTCTCACAACAGGTGATACCACAAGCAACAAAACTGAGGATGTTCATCCACAGGGAGATCCTCTTGATATAACCATGACAGAAGTAAATATCCAGGACATTATTAGCACACCTGTAGAGGATGCTATGACAAATGTTATGAACACATCTGCAGAGGATGCTACACTGGAGGATATTTCAGATTCAGAAGTGAAGAATGATTATGCGTCCATAGCGACTGTGGAAATGCAGGAGACTGTTGGATCGGTGGACCAAATCTACAAAAAGATTACAGCTGAATTGCAGGAGTTTGGTGGTGCACCTTTGATTAATG GTCAAGGAACAATATGCAAACCTTCAGTCCTTCCAGAATTCGAAAAGATTTTGGGTATATCATCAAATAATGAGCAATTGGATAAGATCACTGGTGCATCTGAGAATGATGTTATAATTGAGGAAGCTGTGGAGACAAGATCAAAGAATATTACAGGTCGTCGACCTTTTACTGCCAGTAGACCTGGAGATACCTTGAATACATCTAAGAAGTTAAGTTCAATGCCAAGTGATGTTGAATCTCCCTATGTCTCTGAACAGGAAGAACCTGATGCTGCAATTCCAGGCCCTGACAAACAGCAAGATGCTGTCCAGACAAAGCTTGAGGATACTGTTGCTCAAGGTGGAGCTGATGCTATGCAAAATCAAATATTTCAGGAGAATACCAAGGACCCAATTGAAAATGGCCATTGGCAAAAACCTGTTGCTATACCTGCTGAAGATTTGCCTATCAGTAGTGCTGGAGAGGTAACTCCGAGAGTTGTTAATTCATTCACTGGAGAAggaaatgatacaattggacaGGTGGAATCTGCTGGGGATGAGGACCTTGGCAATCCAGGTCCAAACGAACTATCTAAAAGGAGGAAATTGATGGTTCCCTCCCACGAAAATTCTGAGTTTTGTTTAACCATAGAGGCTACTAAAATGGGAACTGCAAAGAAAACAGATCAGAATGTAAGAAGTGGCAGTGGCCAGTTGATAGCATTCACAAGAAGGAAACGAAAGCACTTATGCAATCATCGCCCTGACTCCTAA